A region from the Caldicellulosiruptor naganoensis genome encodes:
- a CDS encoding aldo/keto reductase codes for MYIADPNRYNNMIYLRCGKSGLKLSAISLGFWHNFGYSDSLENMREIVRKAFDLGITHFDLANNYGPPPGAAEENFGRIFKLDLKPYRDEIVVATKAGYRMWDGPYGDWGSKKYLLASLDQSLKRMNLDYVDIFYSHRPDPETPIEETMEALYQAVHSGKALYAGISNYNPEQTKIAYSAAKQMGLKLIVNQVRYNMFARDVENSLFDTLNELGMGAVIYSPLAQGLLTERYLDGIPEDSRVRKSGVFLKESDITPERIEKVKKLSEIAKRRGQTVSQLALSWILRNKVVASVIVGASKVSQIEDNVGCINNLEFSEEELREIDEILNS; via the coding sequence ATGTATATTGCCGACCCGAACAGATACAATAACATGATATACCTTCGCTGTGGAAAAAGTGGGCTAAAACTTTCTGCTATCTCGCTTGGTTTTTGGCACAACTTCGGCTACAGTGACTCTCTTGAAAACATGCGTGAGATTGTAAGAAAAGCCTTTGACCTTGGAATCACTCACTTTGATTTGGCAAACAACTACGGACCACCACCGGGTGCTGCTGAAGAGAACTTTGGCAGAATATTTAAACTTGATTTAAAACCTTACAGAGATGAGATAGTTGTTGCAACAAAGGCAGGCTATAGGATGTGGGATGGTCCTTATGGCGATTGGGGTTCAAAAAAGTACCTTCTTGCAAGCTTAGACCAAAGCCTTAAACGAATGAACCTTGACTATGTTGATATTTTTTATTCGCACAGACCTGACCCAGAAACACCAATTGAAGAGACAATGGAAGCTTTGTATCAGGCAGTGCACAGCGGAAAAGCTTTGTATGCCGGTATATCAAATTACAATCCTGAACAAACTAAAATAGCGTATTCAGCTGCCAAGCAAATGGGATTAAAACTCATTGTAAATCAAGTTCGATATAATATGTTTGCAAGAGATGTTGAAAATAGCTTATTTGATACATTAAATGAGCTTGGCATGGGAGCTGTGATATATTCTCCTCTTGCCCAGGGGCTTCTGACAGAGCGTTATTTGGACGGAATTCCTGAAGACTCAAGAGTAAGAAAATCAGGAGTGTTCTTAAAAGAAAGCGATATAACACCTGAGAGAATTGAAAAAGTTAAAAAATTATCTGAGATTGCAAAAAGACGTGGGCAGACAGTTTCACAGCTTGCACTTTCGTGGATTTTACGAAATAAAGTTGTAGCTTCAGTAATTGTCGGTGCAAGCAAAGTATCTCAGATTGAAGATAATGTGGGTTGTATAAATAATCTTGAGTTTTCAGAAGAAGAGCTGAGAGAGATTGATGAGATTTTAAACTCATAA
- a CDS encoding cell division protein ZapA, with amino-acid sequence MDENIRRDDNLKRIEVKIAGMNYVLKTDEDEEYIMRIANFINKKMSEVIANEPHLSTSLSAMLTAFLITDEYFKHLQECEEKLSNTSSDAEKYMKEIEEYKEKLKEAEEKIAEQTEQIEKLNEIIQNLTQELEMTKLELDRTKKELDDFINTFDGDR; translated from the coding sequence ATGGACGAGAATATCAGAAGAGATGATAACTTAAAACGAATAGAAGTAAAAATTGCGGGGATGAACTATGTACTAAAAACTGACGAAGATGAAGAGTACATAATGAGAATTGCAAACTTTATAAACAAAAAAATGTCTGAGGTTATTGCAAATGAACCGCACCTTAGCACATCGCTTTCTGCTATGCTTACAGCATTTTTGATAACAGATGAGTATTTTAAGCACTTGCAAGAATGTGAAGAAAAGCTCTCGAACACTTCAAGTGATGCTGAAAAATATATGAAAGAAATTGAGGAGTATAAAGAAAAGCTAAAAGAGGCGGAAGAAAAAATAGCTGAGCAGACAGAACAGATTGAAAAGCTAAATGAAATTATCCAAAACCTCACCCAAGAACTTGAAATGACGAAACTTGAACTTGATAGGACAAAAAAAGAGCTTGACGATTTTATAAATACATTCGATGGTGATAGATAA
- a CDS encoding alkaline phosphatase family protein produces the protein MVIDKMKLLFIFLDGVGKGENKAHNPFFYYHPKSYDIFLEKGIMRFLDATLKVPGLPQSATGQVTIYSGINAAKEVGFHINGQITPSLKRIIDKKNIFKTLKQNGLKVDFANVYRDEYLQKLLNDRNFKMSVTSYMALNSDVALKTVEDLLKGEGVYCDITNEILIESGYNVPLFSPQKAAENLLNISEKSHFVLFEHFKTDLVGHSCDMEKAIKLVKVLDEFFICIIENLPPDTCIIITSDHGNLEDLSVKTHTYNLVPFLAYGKGQEVFKDISSIEQVYEYILKYFKIAEKEG, from the coding sequence ATGGTGATAGATAAAATGAAGCTGCTTTTTATATTCTTAGACGGTGTTGGGAAAGGGGAGAATAAGGCGCACAACCCCTTTTTTTATTATCACCCTAAATCATATGATATATTCTTAGAAAAAGGAATTATGAGATTCTTAGATGCCACATTAAAGGTTCCAGGCCTTCCACAGAGTGCCACAGGCCAGGTTACAATTTACTCTGGAATAAATGCTGCAAAAGAGGTTGGTTTTCACATAAACGGTCAGATTACACCAAGCCTCAAGAGAATCATTGATAAGAAGAATATATTTAAAACTCTAAAACAAAATGGTCTTAAAGTTGACTTTGCAAATGTCTATAGGGATGAGTATTTGCAAAAACTATTAAATGATAGGAACTTTAAAATGTCTGTTACAAGTTACATGGCTTTAAATAGCGATGTTGCTTTAAAAACTGTTGAAGACTTGTTAAAAGGTGAGGGTGTGTACTGCGATATCACAAATGAAATCTTAATAGAAAGTGGCTATAATGTACCGCTTTTTTCGCCCCAAAAAGCCGCAGAGAATCTTCTAAATATTTCAGAAAAGAGCCATTTTGTTCTATTTGAACACTTCAAGACAGACCTTGTTGGTCACTCTTGCGATATGGAAAAGGCAATAAAACTTGTAAAGGTCTTAGATGAATTTTTTATTTGCATAATTGAGAACCTTCCACCTGACACGTGCATAATTATTACTTCAGACCACGGGAATCTTGAAGATTTGTCTGTTAAAACTCACACATACAACTTGGTTCCATTTTTGGCATACGGCAAAGGACAAGAGGTTTTTAAAGATATAAGTTCAATTGAACAGGTTTATGAGTATATTTTGAAATACTTCAAAATAGCAGAAAAAGAGGGATGA